A single Larimichthys crocea isolate SSNF chromosome VIII, L_crocea_2.0, whole genome shotgun sequence DNA region contains:
- the si:ch211-107o10.3 gene encoding retinol dehydrogenase 13: MQKCAEVIRDFVKNHATGLIVFVAGAGVLALRRWLAGGVCRSKVSLDGKTVLITGANTGIGKETALDMAKRGARVILACRDITRARIAADEIRQQSGNGNVVVKKLDLSSLQSVRDLAKDVQENEERLDILINNAGIMMCPKWKTEDGFEMQFGVNHLGHFLLTNCLLDLLKKSAPSRVVIVSSLAHEKGSIHFDDINLDKDYRREKSYRQSKLANVLFCRELAARLEGTGVTAYSLHPGVIRTELGRHLFPTFALWQRIIIMPFFMLIKNPREGAQTTIYCAVDESLANSSGLYYSDCAPKMPAPQALDDAAAKKLWDLSASMVGLA; this comes from the exons ATGCAAAAGTGCGCAGAGGTGATAAGGGACTTTGTGAAGAATCATGCGACCGGTCTCATAGTTTTTGTGGCAG ggGCAGGTGTACTGGCCTTGCGTAGATGGCTGGCTGGGGGAGTGTGTCGAAGCAAGGTCAGCTTGGATGGGAAAACGGTCCTGATCACTGGAGCCAACACTGGCATTGGGAAGGAGACGGCCCTGGATATGGCCAAGCGAG GGGCCCGAGTGATCTTAGCCTGCAGAGACATAACAAGAGCCCGCATTGCAGCTGACGAGATCCGGCAGCAGAGTGGAAACGGCAACGTGGTTGTAAAGAAACTGgacctctcctctctgcagtctgtcagAGACCTGGCCAAAGATGTCCAGGAGAACGAGGAACGTTTGGACATACTCATCAACAATGCAG GTATCATGATGTGTCCTAAGTGGAAGACTGAGGATGGCTTTGAAATGCAGTTTGGTGTCAACCACCTGGGACATTTTCTTCTCACCAACTGTCTTCTTGACCTGTTGAAGAAGTCAGCCCCAAGTCGCGTCGTCATCGTCTCCAGCCTGGCACACGAGAAGG GGAGTATACACTTTGATGACATCAATCTTGATAAAGACTATCGTCGTGAGAAGAGCTACCGCCAAAGCAAGTTGGCCAACGTGCTCTTTTGCAGGGAACTAGCTGCAAGACTGGAAG GCACTGGTGTGACAGCGTACAGTCTTCACCCTGGGGTCATCCGTACCGAGTTAGGCCGCCACCTGTTCCCTACTTTCGCCCTGTGGCAGAGGATCATAATCATGCCATTTTTCATGCTGATCAAAAATCCCCGGGAAGGAGCTCAGACTACCATCTACTGCGCTGTGGACGAGAGCTTGGCGAACTCCAGTGGCCTCTACTACAG TGACTGTGCCCCTAAAATGCCGGCACCACAGGCCTTGGATGATGCCGCAGCCAAGAAGCTTTGGGACCTCAGTGCCTCCATGGTTGGTCTGGCTTAA
- the LOC104937776 gene encoding isocitrate dehydrogenase [NADP], mitochondrial, with protein sequence MAGYLKALTAVSRSAAAALSQNPAVLSPAAVCHHRLQQRKYATQRIKVDQPVVEMDGDEMTRIIWEFIKEKLILSNVDVELKYFDLGLPYRDQTDDQVTIDSALATKKYNVAVKCATITPDEARVEEFKLKKMWKSPNGTIRNILGGTVFREPILCKNIPRLVPGWTQAITIGRHAFADQYRATDFVVDQPGKFKIVFSPTDGSKQKEWEVYDFTAGGCGMGMYNTDESISGFAHSCFQYAIQKKWPLYMSTKNTILKAYDGRFKDIFEDIFEKEYKPQFDKLKIWYEHRLIDDMVAQVLKSSGGFVWACKNYDGDVQSDILAQGFGSLGLMTSVLVCPDGKTIEAEAAHGTVTRHYREHQRGRPTSTNPIASIFAWTRGLEHRGKLDGNPDLIRFSQMLEGVCVETVENGVMTKDLAGCIHGLSNCKLNEHYVNTLDFLDAIKTNLDKALGK encoded by the exons ATGGCGGGTTACCTCAAAGCTCTGACTGCCGTGTCGAGAAGCGCCGCTGCCGCACTGTCCCAAAACCCCGCCGTGCTCTCACCGGCCGCCGTCTGCCACCACAGACTCCAGCAGAGGAAAT ATGCCACGCAGCGCATCAAGGTGGACCAGCCGGTGGTGGAGATGGACGGAGATGAGATGACTCGCATCATATGGGAGTTCATTAAGGAGAAG CTCATCCTATCCAATGTCGATGTGGAGCTGAAGTACTTTGACCTGGGTCTGCCCTACCGTGACCAGACAGATGACCAGGTCACCATCGACTCTGCTCTGGCAACTAAGAAATATAACGTGGCTGTCAAGTGTGCCACAATCACCCCAGATGAGGCCAGAGTTGAGG AGTTTAAGCTAAAGAAGATGTGGAAGAGTCCTAATGGGACTATCAGGAACATCTTGGGTGGTACAGTCTTCCGTGAGCCAATCCTTTGTAAAAACATCCCTCGTCTTGTTCCTGGTTGGACACAGGCCATAACAATTGGCAGACATGCTTTTGCCGATCAG TACAGGGCTACTGACTTTGTTGTTGACCAGCCTGGCAAGTTCAAGATTGTGTTTTCCCCAACTGATGGAAGCAAGCAGAAGGAGTGGGAGGTGTATGACTTTACCGCAGGGGGCTGTGGGATGGGAATGTACAACACAGATGAG tCAATCAGTGGATTTGCTCACAGCTGCTTCCAGTATGCCATCCAGAAGAAGTGGCCTCTGTACATGAGCACCAAGAACACCATCCTGAAGGCCTACGACGGGCGCTTCAAAGACATCTTCGAAGACATCTTTGAGAA ggagtaCAAGCCACAGTTTGACAAGCTGAAGATCTGGTATGAGCACCGTCTCATTGACGACATGGTGGCCCAGGTCTTAAAGTCTTCAGGAGGATTTGTTTGGGCCTGCAAGAATTATGATGGAGATGTGCAGTCAGACATTCTGGCTCAGG GTTTTGGCTCTCTCGGTCTCATGACATCAGTACTAGTGTGCCCTGATGGCAAAACTATTGAGGCCGAGGCTGCCCATGGTACCGTCACCAGACACTACCGTGAACATCAGAGG GGAAGACCAACCAGTACCAACCCCATCGCTAGCATCTTTGCTTGGACCAGAGGACTCGAGCACAGAGGCAAACTGGATGGAAATCCTGACTTGATAAG GTTTTCCCAGATGTTAGAAGGAGTCTGTGTGGAAACAGTGGAAAACGGTGTGATGACTAAGGACCTTGCAGGCTGCATCCATGGCTTGTCCAA CTGTAAGCTGAATGAACATTATGTCAACACACTGGACTTCCTGGACGCTATCAAGACCAACCTGGACAAAGCTCTGGGCAAATGA
- the znf710b gene encoding zinc finger protein 710 isoform X1, with the protein MRSLKHLKPHSRRSVEEASRRLGRCEPKVMARLVDIGTQTDPVVVLSLAQAAVLGLISQNEVFGATIAPNGFYTGEPKESPAPPVDGVDYEYADQLIGANGDYLGDNLGEDGQMQPSCSQRRWQQGPPQHPDAKMVVPDRHSLQGGDVSSSHVKGEGVNSGMSSCVHMLNNLAPRGGLVQVDPATLRGNNKNCAECEREASNQQQANTHVHPPPPQVGHRGGEQGHRGLQGQRPMGGHGRGGREDEEDVEHQGSNMMKPTQQEEAISSYFQTSEVGSYDSAEMGMGGEYEDGSQNMMWTDGSGGGQHQQPPHPQPPRRHGGRRVDRLDINIQIDESYCVDVGDGLKRWKCRMCDKSYTSKYNLVTHILGHNGIKPHACPHCGKLFKQPSHLQTHLLTHQGTRPHKCTVCKKGFTQTSHLKRHMLQHTDVKPYSCRFCRRGFAYPSELRAHEVKHERGRCHVCSQCGMEFPTYAHLKRHQTSHQGPHTFQCTECNKSFAYRSQLQNHLLKHQSPRPYTCSQCGLEFVQLHHLRQHSLTHKGMKGHKCDVCSREFTLSANLKRHMLIHNSVRPFQCHVCFKSFIQKQTLKTHMIVHLPVKPFKCKVCGKSFNRMYNLLGHMHLHAGSKPFKCPYCTSKFNLKGNLSRHMKVKHGMDVSPEGQEVLPEIESQGEYEGQNFSFTSPDNMDNGSSQNLTKLTTANMEDMEEYYNFAKDTSSYTTP; encoded by the exons ATGAGATCCTTAAAGCACCTGAAACCTCACAGCAGGAGGAGCGTG GAGGAGGCGAGCCGGCGCCTGGGTAGATGTGAGCCCAAGGTAATGGCCAGGCTGGTGGACATAGGCACACAGACAGATCCAGTAGTTGTGCTGTCCTTGGCCCAGGCTGCCGTGCTAGGTCTCATCTCCCAGAATGAAGTGTTCGGAGCTACCATTGCACCTAATGGCTTCTACACAGGCGAACCCAAAGAGTCCCCCGCACCACCAGTAGACGGAGTCGACTACGAGTACGCAGACCAGCTTATCGGAGCCAACGGAGATTACCTAGGAGACAACTTGGGAGAAGACGGTCAGATGCAAcccagctgcagtcagaggaGGTGGCAGCAGGGCCCCCCTCAGCATCCAGATGCGAAAATGGTTGTCCCCGATCGTCACAGTCTTCAAGGCGGTGACGTGTCCTCGTCCCATGTGAAAGGCGAAGGGGTAAACTCTGGAATGTCCTCCTGTGTCCACATGCTTAACAATTTGGCACCCAGAGGTGGTTTGGTACAAGTGGATCCAGCTACCCTCAGAGGCAACAACAAGAACTGTGCAGAGTGTGAACGGGAAGCGTCCAACCAGCAGCAAGCCAACACACACGTTCACCCTCCTCCCCCCCAGGTGGGCCACAGAGGAGGGGAGCAGGGTCACAGAGGACTGCAGGGCCAACGCCCTATGGGCGGTCATGGTCGAGGTggcagagaggatgaagaagatgtAGAACACCAGGGGAGCAACATGATGAAGCCCACACAGCAGGAGGAAGCTATCAGCAGCTACTTCCAGACCAGTGAAGTGGGCAGCTATGATTCGGCAGAAATGGGCATGGGGGGTGAGTACGAAGACGGCAGCCAGAACATGATGTGGACAGATGGGAGTGGAGGAGGGCAGCACCAACAGCCTCCACATCCCCAGCCTCCTCGTCGGCATGGCGGCCGCAGAGTAGACCGGCTAGATATCAACATCCAGATTGATGAATCTTACTGTGTAGACGTGGGAGATGGTCTTAAGCGCTGGAAGTGCCGCATGTGCGATAAATCATACACCTCCAAGTACAACCTGGTCACACACATCCTGGGCCACAACGGCATCAAACCGCACGCTTGTCCACATTGCGGTAAGCTCTTCAAGCAGCCCAGTCATCTTCAAACTCACCTGCTGACCCATCAAGGTACGCGACCCCACAAATGCACCGTCTGCAAGAAGGGCTTCACACAGACCAGCCACCTGAAGCGACACATGCTCCAACACACTGACGTCAAACCCTACAGCTGCCGCTTCTGCCGCCGCGGCTTCGCCTATCCCAGCGAGCTGCGAGCGCACGAGGTGAAGCACGAGCGCGGACGCTGCCACGTCTGCTCGCAGTGCGGCATGGAGTTCCCCACCTACGCCCACCTCAAACGCCACCAAACCAGCCACCAGGGCCCCCACACCTTCCAGTGCACCGAGTGCAACAAGTCGTTTGCCTACCGTAGCCAGCTCCAGAACCACCTCCTGAAGCACCAGAGTCCGAGGCCTTACACCTGCTCCCAGTGCGGCCTCGAGTTTGTGCAGCTCCACCACCTACGTCAACACTCGCTCACTCATAAG GGGATGAAAGGCCACAAGTGTGATGTGTGTTCCCGGGAGTTCACCCTGTCGGCCAACCTGAAGAGGCACATGCTCATCCACAACAGCGTCAGACCCTTCCAGTGTCACGTCTGCTTCAAGAGCTTCATCCAGAAACAGACCCTCAAGACCCACATGATCGTCCACCTGCCTGTGAAGCCATTCAAATGCAAG gtATGTGGCAAGTCTTTCAACAGAATGTACAACCTGCTGGGTCACATGCATCTCCATGCCGGCAGCAAGCCCTTCAAGTGTCCTTACTGCACCAGTAAGTTCAACCTGAAGGGAAACCTCAGCCGGCACATGAAGGTCAAGCATGGCATGGACGTCTCACCAGAGGGACAAG AAGTTCTTCCAGAAATTGAAAGCCAGGGGGAGTATGAAGGACAGAACTTCAGCTTTACATCGCCAGACAATATGGACAATGGTAGCTCCCAAAACCTCACTAAACTCACCACAGCAAACATGGAGGACATGGAGGAGTATTACAATTTTGCAAAGGATACAAGCAGCTACACTACACCATGA
- the znf710b gene encoding zinc finger protein 710 isoform X2: MARLVDIGTQTDPVVVLSLAQAAVLGLISQNEVFGATIAPNGFYTGEPKESPAPPVDGVDYEYADQLIGANGDYLGDNLGEDGQMQPSCSQRRWQQGPPQHPDAKMVVPDRHSLQGGDVSSSHVKGEGVNSGMSSCVHMLNNLAPRGGLVQVDPATLRGNNKNCAECEREASNQQQANTHVHPPPPQVGHRGGEQGHRGLQGQRPMGGHGRGGREDEEDVEHQGSNMMKPTQQEEAISSYFQTSEVGSYDSAEMGMGGEYEDGSQNMMWTDGSGGGQHQQPPHPQPPRRHGGRRVDRLDINIQIDESYCVDVGDGLKRWKCRMCDKSYTSKYNLVTHILGHNGIKPHACPHCGKLFKQPSHLQTHLLTHQGTRPHKCTVCKKGFTQTSHLKRHMLQHTDVKPYSCRFCRRGFAYPSELRAHEVKHERGRCHVCSQCGMEFPTYAHLKRHQTSHQGPHTFQCTECNKSFAYRSQLQNHLLKHQSPRPYTCSQCGLEFVQLHHLRQHSLTHKGMKGHKCDVCSREFTLSANLKRHMLIHNSVRPFQCHVCFKSFIQKQTLKTHMIVHLPVKPFKCKVCGKSFNRMYNLLGHMHLHAGSKPFKCPYCTSKFNLKGNLSRHMKVKHGMDVSPEGQEVLPEIESQGEYEGQNFSFTSPDNMDNGSSQNLTKLTTANMEDMEEYYNFAKDTSSYTTP; the protein is encoded by the exons ATGGCCAGGCTGGTGGACATAGGCACACAGACAGATCCAGTAGTTGTGCTGTCCTTGGCCCAGGCTGCCGTGCTAGGTCTCATCTCCCAGAATGAAGTGTTCGGAGCTACCATTGCACCTAATGGCTTCTACACAGGCGAACCCAAAGAGTCCCCCGCACCACCAGTAGACGGAGTCGACTACGAGTACGCAGACCAGCTTATCGGAGCCAACGGAGATTACCTAGGAGACAACTTGGGAGAAGACGGTCAGATGCAAcccagctgcagtcagaggaGGTGGCAGCAGGGCCCCCCTCAGCATCCAGATGCGAAAATGGTTGTCCCCGATCGTCACAGTCTTCAAGGCGGTGACGTGTCCTCGTCCCATGTGAAAGGCGAAGGGGTAAACTCTGGAATGTCCTCCTGTGTCCACATGCTTAACAATTTGGCACCCAGAGGTGGTTTGGTACAAGTGGATCCAGCTACCCTCAGAGGCAACAACAAGAACTGTGCAGAGTGTGAACGGGAAGCGTCCAACCAGCAGCAAGCCAACACACACGTTCACCCTCCTCCCCCCCAGGTGGGCCACAGAGGAGGGGAGCAGGGTCACAGAGGACTGCAGGGCCAACGCCCTATGGGCGGTCATGGTCGAGGTggcagagaggatgaagaagatgtAGAACACCAGGGGAGCAACATGATGAAGCCCACACAGCAGGAGGAAGCTATCAGCAGCTACTTCCAGACCAGTGAAGTGGGCAGCTATGATTCGGCAGAAATGGGCATGGGGGGTGAGTACGAAGACGGCAGCCAGAACATGATGTGGACAGATGGGAGTGGAGGAGGGCAGCACCAACAGCCTCCACATCCCCAGCCTCCTCGTCGGCATGGCGGCCGCAGAGTAGACCGGCTAGATATCAACATCCAGATTGATGAATCTTACTGTGTAGACGTGGGAGATGGTCTTAAGCGCTGGAAGTGCCGCATGTGCGATAAATCATACACCTCCAAGTACAACCTGGTCACACACATCCTGGGCCACAACGGCATCAAACCGCACGCTTGTCCACATTGCGGTAAGCTCTTCAAGCAGCCCAGTCATCTTCAAACTCACCTGCTGACCCATCAAGGTACGCGACCCCACAAATGCACCGTCTGCAAGAAGGGCTTCACACAGACCAGCCACCTGAAGCGACACATGCTCCAACACACTGACGTCAAACCCTACAGCTGCCGCTTCTGCCGCCGCGGCTTCGCCTATCCCAGCGAGCTGCGAGCGCACGAGGTGAAGCACGAGCGCGGACGCTGCCACGTCTGCTCGCAGTGCGGCATGGAGTTCCCCACCTACGCCCACCTCAAACGCCACCAAACCAGCCACCAGGGCCCCCACACCTTCCAGTGCACCGAGTGCAACAAGTCGTTTGCCTACCGTAGCCAGCTCCAGAACCACCTCCTGAAGCACCAGAGTCCGAGGCCTTACACCTGCTCCCAGTGCGGCCTCGAGTTTGTGCAGCTCCACCACCTACGTCAACACTCGCTCACTCATAAG GGGATGAAAGGCCACAAGTGTGATGTGTGTTCCCGGGAGTTCACCCTGTCGGCCAACCTGAAGAGGCACATGCTCATCCACAACAGCGTCAGACCCTTCCAGTGTCACGTCTGCTTCAAGAGCTTCATCCAGAAACAGACCCTCAAGACCCACATGATCGTCCACCTGCCTGTGAAGCCATTCAAATGCAAG gtATGTGGCAAGTCTTTCAACAGAATGTACAACCTGCTGGGTCACATGCATCTCCATGCCGGCAGCAAGCCCTTCAAGTGTCCTTACTGCACCAGTAAGTTCAACCTGAAGGGAAACCTCAGCCGGCACATGAAGGTCAAGCATGGCATGGACGTCTCACCAGAGGGACAAG AAGTTCTTCCAGAAATTGAAAGCCAGGGGGAGTATGAAGGACAGAACTTCAGCTTTACATCGCCAGACAATATGGACAATGGTAGCTCCCAAAACCTCACTAAACTCACCACAGCAAACATGGAGGACATGGAGGAGTATTACAATTTTGCAAAGGATACAAGCAGCTACACTACACCATGA
- the tmed3 gene encoding transmembrane emp24 domain-containing protein 3, protein MLLLGLSCLLLHVFVVFGTELTFELPDNDKQCFYEELEKDVKFDMDFQVISGGNYDVDCFVTDPQSNVLYNEKKKQYDSFSHTTNMKGVYKVCFSNEFSTFTHKTVYLDFRHGDEEPLLQSMTGNTALTQLESSCVSIHEILKVVADSQTWYRLREAHDRTKAEHLLERVTFWSVGETVLLFVIGIGQVMLLRSFFTEKKGSVAATT, encoded by the exons ATGCTCCTCCTGGGACTGAGCTgcttgctgctgcatgtgtttgtggtgtttggGACTGAGCTCACGTTTGAGCTCCCTGACAACGATAAACAATGTTTCTACGAGGAACTGGAGAAGGACGTAAAGTTTGACATGGACTTCCAA GTGATTTCAGGAGGAAACTATGATGTGGACTGCTTCGTCACCGATCCTCAAAGCAATGTCTTGTAtaatgagaagaagaagcagtatgACAGCTTCTCTCACACCACAAATATGAAGGGCGTCTACAAGGTCTGCTTTAGCAATGAGTTCTCcacttttacacataaaacGGTGTACCTGGACTTCAGACATGGAGATGAGGAACCTCTTCTGCAGAGCATGACTGGTAACACTGCACTGACTCAG CTGGAGTCGTCTTGTGTGTCCATTCATGAGATCTTGAAGGTGGTGGCTGACTCGCAGACATGGTACAGGCTGAGAGAAGCTCATGACCGCACAAAAGCAGAGCATCTCCTCGAGAGGGTGACTTTCTGGTCCGTTGGAGAAACCGTCCTGCTGTTTGTCATCGGCATCGGTCAAGTCATGTTGCTCAGGAGCTTCTTCACTGAGAAGAAAGGCTCTGTGGCAGCCACCACTTAG